One Oryza sativa Japonica Group chromosome 8, ASM3414082v1 DNA window includes the following coding sequences:
- the LOC4344824 gene encoding cinnamoyl-CoA reductase 1, whose protein sequence is MEAPPPATSSTVCVTGAGGFLASWLVKLLLSKDHYVINGTARPPGEGKNAHLKALENAGERLRLFKADVLDYGSVAAAIAGCDGVFHVASPVTSGRPTNPEVDIIATAVTGTLNVLRASHEAKVKRVVVVSSVVAVFNNPNWPTGEPFNEDSWSDEETCRKNEEWYPYYLSNTLAEREAFEYAAKTGMDIVTICPALIIGPLMQPTVPTSIEVFFHIIKVLDSRPSCPKPGCAPVSNAGDNETAGNRLETLLDVRDVADAILLVYENSGGSERYICSSTPRKLSDIINTSKSLYPAFNYPQNTCLKLDEEQNTRFSSEKLEKLGWTFRPMEETLRDSFESYIGLGILT, encoded by the exons atggaagcgccgccgccggcaacgtcGAGCACCGTGTgcgtcaccggcgccggcggattCCTCGCCTCGTGGCTGGTCAAGCTCCTCCTCTCCAAGGACCACTACGTCATCAACGGCACCGCGCGACCTC CAGGTGAGGGCAAGAACGCCCATCTGAAGGCGCTGGAGAACGCCGGCGAGAGACTGCGGCTGTTCAAGGCCGACGTGCTCGACTACGGCAGCGTCGCGGCGGCGATCGCCGGCTGCGACGGCGTCTTCCATGTCGCCAGCCCTGTCACCTCCGGCCGACCCACCAATCCTGAG GTAGATATCATCGCTACGGCTGTAACTGGGACACTGAATGTGTTGAGAGCTAGCCACGAAGCAAAAGTGAAGCGAGTTGTGGTGGTTTCTTCAGTTGTCGCAGTGTTCAATAATCCCAACTGGCCAACGGGTGAGCCCTTCAACGAAGACAGCTGGTCAGATGAGGAGACCTGCAGGAAGAATGAG GAGTGGTACCCCTATTACCTTTCCAATACACTGGCAGAGCGTGAGGCTTTTGAGTACGCGGCAAAAACTGGGATGGACATTGTAACTATCTGTCCGGCGTTGATAATCGGTCCATTGATGCAGCCTACAGTACCTACAAGTATTGAAGTCttctttcatattataaaag TATTGGACTCGAGGCCAAGTTGCCCCAAGCCTGGCTGCGCCCCTGTTTCTAATGCAGGAGACAACGAGACGGCTGGAAACAGACTCGAGACTCTGTTGGATGTTCGCGATGTTGCCGATGCTATTCTTTTAGTCTATGAAAACTCAGGGGGATCTGAACGATACATATGCAGTTCAACTCCAAGAAAACTAAGTGATATAATAAACACGTCAAAGAGCTTATATCCAGCTTTCAATTATCCCCAAAA TACATGCCTGAAGT TGGATGAGGAACAAAACACTAGGTTTAGTTCAGAGAAGCTTGAGAAGCTAGGTTGGACCTTCAGGCCCATGGAGGAAACCCTCAGGGATAGCTTTGAATCCTACATTGGTTTGGGGATTCTGACCTGA